Proteins from a single region of Cytophagaceae bacterium:
- a CDS encoding peptidase M1, whose amino-acid sequence MKKILFVILIFALNLNAQVRKSREITFDLLNTELHLKPDFGSKTMAGKAILTLKPYFYAQSKLELDARGFDLKSVKSQNQSLEYKYADDIISINLGKSYSSTDTLEIIIEYISQPEKLIASGSEAITSDKGLYFIVPGSETPKLPTQLWTQGETQSNSVWFPTIDSPNQNHTQDIYLTLDKAMTTLSNGVLVETKINKEGTKTDHWKLETPHAVYLSMLAAGNFKKVIDSTFKRFEVSYYVEPEYEKNAYEIFGRTPEMIGFFEKLLGVKYQWPKYSQIPVRKYVSGAMENTTATVHSRSVLKDGNQIIDGNDDGVIAHELFHHWFGNLVTCESWSHLPLNESFANYSEFLWAFHKNGKEEADYLYLTALQEYMQESAQKQVPMIRFDFQSQEDMFDAHSYQKGGRILHQLRMEVGDEAFFKTLNYYLNKHAHHTTEIENLRLAFEKITGRDLKWFFDQWFFRPGHPNILASHKIEKNKIQLVLKQITDSTNAFVYNLKIPVEIYTSKGRKTEILEFSQAEKNYEIDFEGDYKGLLINPDGYLLAAISHQKTEDELIFQFQNSQTVYGRLHALENLTYKPDESTEIQPLQNKKVRELVLEALKDPFWRIREIAVQKFFDYDGEDFLKVEKALQQIIKNDPKTNVKATAILAVKNFLNPQNDILFREALSDSSNLVKASALEALFANNVPDAAELANKYSTSKDFNIFMAVASFFSQNPESEKYPWFLEKLSDMEGFELYQGVTALGAFLIKADTELVQKSVPYLKSIGQNETEWYVRMSAVRALSMLADSAIEAETAMKDIISKEKNARLMEYYEQFKK is encoded by the coding sequence ATGAAAAAAATTCTATTTGTAATATTGATTTTTGCCCTAAACCTGAATGCCCAGGTAAGAAAAAGTCGCGAAATTACATTTGATTTACTCAATACTGAGTTGCATTTGAAACCCGATTTTGGATCAAAAACCATGGCCGGAAAAGCAATCCTGACCTTAAAGCCGTATTTCTATGCTCAATCTAAACTTGAATTGGATGCCAGAGGATTTGATTTGAAAAGTGTAAAATCACAAAATCAATCCTTAGAATATAAATATGCCGACGATATTATTTCGATAAACCTTGGCAAGTCCTACAGCTCTACCGATACCTTAGAAATCATAATTGAATATATTTCACAGCCTGAAAAACTTATAGCCTCAGGTTCGGAAGCCATCACTTCTGACAAAGGTTTGTATTTTATTGTGCCAGGTTCTGAAACGCCGAAACTTCCGACCCAGCTATGGACACAAGGCGAAACCCAATCCAATAGCGTATGGTTTCCTACCATTGATTCACCTAACCAAAATCATACACAAGATATTTATTTGACTCTAGATAAGGCAATGACGACTCTTTCTAATGGTGTTTTGGTTGAAACTAAAATCAATAAAGAAGGTACTAAAACCGATCATTGGAAACTTGAAACACCCCATGCAGTTTATCTGAGCATGCTTGCAGCGGGCAATTTTAAGAAAGTAATAGACAGCACTTTTAAAAGATTTGAGGTCAGTTATTATGTGGAGCCGGAATATGAAAAAAATGCGTATGAAATTTTTGGTCGAACACCTGAAATGATTGGTTTTTTTGAGAAATTATTGGGAGTAAAATATCAATGGCCTAAATATTCCCAGATTCCAGTTAGAAAATATGTTTCCGGTGCTATGGAAAACACAACGGCCACCGTTCATTCCAGGTCCGTTCTAAAAGATGGTAATCAGATTATTGATGGCAATGATGACGGTGTAATAGCCCATGAATTATTTCATCATTGGTTTGGCAATCTTGTTACCTGTGAGTCCTGGTCTCATTTGCCTTTAAATGAATCATTTGCCAATTACAGCGAGTTTTTGTGGGCATTTCATAAAAATGGAAAAGAAGAAGCTGATTACTTATATCTGACTGCTCTTCAGGAATATATGCAGGAGTCGGCTCAAAAACAGGTGCCAATGATCAGGTTTGATTTTCAATCTCAGGAAGATATGTTTGATGCACATTCTTACCAAAAAGGTGGCAGAATATTGCATCAACTCCGTATGGAAGTGGGCGATGAGGCATTTTTTAAAACCTTAAATTATTATCTAAACAAACACGCACATCATACCACAGAAATTGAAAATTTAAGGCTTGCGTTTGAAAAAATCACAGGAAGAGATTTGAAATGGTTTTTTGACCAGTGGTTTTTCAGACCCGGCCACCCAAATATTTTAGCTAGTCACAAAATTGAGAAAAACAAAATACAGTTGGTCTTGAAACAAATCACCGACAGCACCAATGCTTTTGTTTACAATCTTAAAATACCGGTAGAAATTTATACTTCGAAAGGGAGAAAGACAGAGATTTTAGAATTTAGTCAGGCAGAGAAAAATTATGAAATTGATTTTGAAGGTGACTATAAAGGCCTTTTGATAAATCCTGATGGTTATCTTTTGGCAGCCATAAGTCATCAAAAAACCGAAGATGAGTTGATTTTTCAATTCCAAAACAGCCAAACAGTTTATGGGCGACTTCACGCTTTGGAAAATCTTACCTACAAACCTGATGAAAGCACCGAAATTCAACCTTTACAAAATAAAAAAGTTAGAGAACTAGTATTGGAAGCTTTAAAAGACCCATTTTGGAGAATCAGAGAAATTGCTGTTCAGAAGTTTTTCGACTACGATGGAGAAGATTTTTTGAAGGTGGAAAAAGCTTTGCAGCAGATAATAAAAAATGATCCCAAAACCAATGTGAAAGCTACAGCGATTTTGGCTGTTAAAAATTTTCTCAATCCTCAAAATGATATTTTGTTTCGGGAAGCACTTTCCGATAGTTCCAATCTTGTAAAAGCTTCTGCACTTGAAGCATTATTTGCCAACAATGTACCTGATGCGGCTGAATTGGCCAATAAATATTCGACAAGTAAAGATTTCAACATTTTCATGGCGGTTGCTTCATTTTTCTCCCAAAATCCTGAATCTGAAAAATATCCTTGGTTTTTGGAAAAATTATCCGACATGGAAGGATTCGAACTTTATCAGGGAGTTACCGCCCTGGGTGCATTTTTAATCAAAGCCGATACTGAATTGGTACAAAAGAGCGTTCCATATTTGAAAAGCATTGGTCAGAACGAGACCGAATGGTACGTGAGAATGAGTGCTGTAAGGGCATTATCCATGTTGGCAGACTCAGCAATTGAGGCCGAGACCGCAATGAAAGATATTATTTCTAAGGAAAAAAACGCCAGATTGATGGAATATTACGAGCAATTCAAAAAATAA
- a CDS encoding T9SS type A sorting domain-containing protein, translating to MIFAVKSCCKDMGKLKLCFLLSFIPFMYFKAASQEMHEGIVVSCPIGEHSFTQVNLGHDLSNLRTAANTASFDVTYGSGFPSGAKTAFQAAVNVWSKVLVSRVPIKISAKWEEVESNTLASSGAKNVYKNFSNSAVKNVWYPVSLAEAIKGENLNGTDFDITISINKNINWSYLTDGNYEAFKYDLMTVVMHEIAHGLGFTSTFKLNETNTSQAIWGLNGLPIIYDIFLQNSSGILLTNDGTYGNPSTDLKKNLTSNALYYKITNESDLQDLPKIFAPTTYVTGGSISHLDESKYPKGTINSLMSPSIGSSEVNHFPGEVILKVLNQIGWPVNFLSGAVVTSVEPPANNEKFFVFPNPVNDILNVIVPEKFISESFYFQVFDGSGVLQKKVLNSGQDTQKIDFSDFAPGLYYIKTGDLQSFRIIKN from the coding sequence ATGATTTTTGCCGTGAAATCATGTTGTAAAGACATGGGAAAACTTAAACTTTGCTTTTTATTATCGTTTATCCCCTTTATGTATTTTAAGGCTGCCAGCCAGGAAATGCACGAAGGGATAGTGGTTTCGTGTCCCATAGGTGAGCATTCCTTTACTCAGGTCAATCTGGGTCATGATTTATCCAATTTGCGTACTGCTGCCAATACTGCCTCTTTCGATGTAACTTATGGAAGTGGCTTTCCTTCTGGTGCAAAAACTGCTTTTCAAGCCGCAGTAAATGTTTGGTCAAAAGTTTTGGTTTCCAGAGTACCCATAAAAATTTCGGCCAAATGGGAAGAAGTGGAGAGCAATACACTTGCCAGCTCAGGTGCCAAAAATGTTTATAAAAACTTCAGCAACTCAGCCGTAAAAAACGTTTGGTATCCTGTATCCCTTGCTGAAGCCATAAAAGGTGAAAACTTAAACGGAACAGACTTTGACATTACAATCAGCATAAATAAAAACATAAACTGGTCATATCTTACAGATGGTAACTATGAGGCTTTTAAATATGATTTGATGACCGTAGTTATGCACGAAATCGCACACGGTCTGGGTTTTACTTCAACTTTTAAGCTTAATGAAACCAACACAAGTCAAGCAATCTGGGGACTCAATGGTTTACCAATAATTTATGATATTTTTCTCCAAAACTCATCCGGTATTTTGCTAACCAATGATGGTACTTACGGAAATCCCTCTACAGACCTTAAAAAAAATCTCACTAGTAATGCCCTTTATTATAAAATTACCAATGAATCCGATTTGCAGGATTTACCCAAAATATTTGCACCCACTACTTATGTTACAGGAGGAAGTATTTCGCATCTTGACGAATCAAAATATCCAAAAGGAACCATAAATTCGTTGATGTCACCTTCAATTGGTTCCTCAGAGGTCAATCACTTTCCTGGTGAGGTAATTCTGAAGGTTTTGAATCAAATAGGCTGGCCGGTTAATTTTCTTTCGGGGGCCGTAGTAACCTCAGTTGAGCCACCTGCCAACAATGAGAAGTTTTTTGTTTTTCCCAATCCGGTCAACGATATTCTCAATGTCATCGTTCCTGAAAAATTTATTTCAGAAAGTTTTTATTTCCAGGTTTTTGATGGTTCTGGAGTTTTGCAAAAAAAAGTATTGAATTCGGGACAGGATACCCAAAAAATCGATTTTTCCGATTTTGCTCCGGGCTTATATTACATTAAAACCGGAGATTTGCAATCTTTCAGAATAATAAAGAATTAA
- a CDS encoding biopolymer transporter ExbD, whose product MKFKRQRRFEAEVQTASLNDIMFFLLLFFLIVSTLGSPNVIKLMLPKSDKSTHDVSKQPVSLSITENKEYFLDKKQIDFTELEGALVQATSGMDEPTVVLRAAQSLTIQDLVDVMAIGARIKIRMVLATELTK is encoded by the coding sequence ATGAAATTTAAAAGACAACGTAGATTTGAGGCCGAAGTTCAGACAGCTTCCCTTAATGACATCATGTTTTTCTTATTACTTTTCTTTTTGATAGTGAGCACTTTAGGTAGTCCGAATGTGATTAAACTAATGCTTCCAAAAAGTGATAAATCAACGCATGATGTTAGTAAACAACCGGTTTCGCTCTCTATTACAGAGAACAAGGAATATTTTTTAGACAAAAAACAAATTGACTTCACTGAACTTGAAGGGGCATTGGTGCAAGCTACCAGCGGTATGGATGAGCCAACCGTGGTACTTAGAGCTGCTCAGTCGCTGACTATTCAGGATCTGGTAGATGTGATGGCAATAGGAGCAAGAATAAAAATCAGAATGGTGCTGGCTACCGAGCTGACCAAGTAA
- a CDS encoding MotA/TolQ/ExbB proton channel family protein → MLLNLILQVPAATDSTAAIGAQSINYLSLLFKGGIVIYPILILLLLTIFFAAERYLFIKDASRIDSGFMRSLKDNILRHDIRTAATLCKSTNLPIARVLEKGISRVGKPIKDIESAMEIQSNLEISKMEKNMGYLGLIAGVAPTLGFVGTISGIIRIFYEISVTGNFSIETISNGLYEKMISSFSGLVVGLLAYSAYHGINMMIDKFSINLQATVMDFFDTLNEPGH, encoded by the coding sequence ATGCTTTTAAACCTCATCCTTCAAGTGCCAGCTGCTACAGATTCAACTGCGGCTATTGGTGCACAAAGTATCAATTACTTATCGCTATTGTTTAAAGGTGGTATTGTAATATATCCGATCCTGATTTTATTATTGCTGACGATTTTCTTTGCTGCCGAAAGGTATTTGTTTATTAAGGATGCTTCAAGAATCGATAGTGGCTTTATGAGATCATTGAAAGACAATATCCTGAGGCATGACATCAGAACCGCTGCTACGCTCTGCAAAAGCACAAATCTGCCTATTGCCAGAGTCTTGGAAAAAGGAATCAGCCGCGTTGGAAAACCCATCAAAGACATAGAAAGTGCCATGGAGATACAGTCAAATCTTGAAATCTCAAAAATGGAGAAAAATATGGGTTACCTGGGCTTAATTGCCGGTGTAGCTCCTACTTTGGGTTTTGTGGGTACCATTTCAGGAATCATCAGAATATTTTATGAAATATCAGTAACAGGAAATTTCTCAATTGAAACCATTTCAAACGGACTTTACGAGAAAATGATTTCCAGTTTCTCAGGACTTGTAGTTGGTTTGCTGGCTTATTCTGCTTATCACGGCATCAATATGATGATTGACAAGTTCAGTATCAATCTTCAGGCAACTGTAATGGATTTCTTCGATACACTTAACGAACCAGGCCACTGA
- the hisB gene encoding bifunctional histidinol-phosphatase/imidazoleglycerol-phosphate dehydratase HisB gives MQKVLFIDRDGTIIIEPPIDFQIDSLEKLEFLPKAISNLRKIAEETDFELAMVTNQDGLGTESFPEETFWPAHLKMMDTLKGENVHFEEIFVDRTFEHENAPTRKPRTGLLGKYINNPAFDLSGSFVIGDRLTDIQLAVNLGAKAIFIAENFPENTSEELKNATALVTKNWDEIYEFLKLPARTAEVQRTTKETDIYINLNLDGKGKGNIETGLGFFDHMLDQLAKHSGADLTVKVNGDLQIDEHHTIEDTALALGEAYLKALGDKKGISRYGFLLPMDECLAQVAIDFSGRPWLVWDAQFKREKIGEMPTEMFMHFFKSFSDTSKCNLNIKCEGYNEHHKIESIFKAWAKAIKMAVKRDIKDLDAMPSTKGVL, from the coding sequence ATGCAAAAAGTATTGTTCATTGACCGCGACGGCACTATTATCATTGAACCGCCCATTGATTTTCAGATTGATTCATTGGAAAAGCTCGAATTTCTTCCAAAAGCCATTTCCAATCTCAGAAAAATAGCTGAAGAAACTGATTTTGAACTGGCAATGGTTACCAATCAGGATGGATTGGGAACTGAATCATTTCCGGAAGAAACTTTTTGGCCGGCACATTTGAAAATGATGGATACACTAAAAGGTGAAAATGTACACTTTGAGGAAATCTTTGTCGATCGCACTTTTGAGCATGAAAATGCACCCACACGCAAGCCACGAACAGGTCTTTTGGGTAAATACATCAACAATCCTGCTTTTGATTTGTCCGGCTCATTTGTTATTGGTGACAGACTTACTGACATACAACTGGCTGTAAATCTGGGAGCTAAGGCGATATTTATTGCTGAAAATTTTCCCGAAAATACTTCAGAAGAATTAAAAAATGCTACTGCTCTGGTCACCAAAAACTGGGATGAAATTTATGAATTTCTGAAATTGCCTGCCAGAACCGCGGAAGTTCAAAGGACGACGAAAGAAACTGATATTTATATAAATCTTAATCTGGATGGAAAGGGCAAAGGGAATATTGAAACCGGCCTTGGGTTTTTCGACCACATGTTGGATCAGTTGGCGAAGCATTCGGGTGCTGATTTGACCGTAAAAGTAAACGGAGATTTACAAATAGACGAACACCACACCATCGAAGACACTGCCCTGGCTCTTGGAGAGGCTTATCTCAAGGCCTTGGGTGATAAAAAAGGCATTAGCCGCTATGGTTTTTTACTTCCTATGGACGAATGTCTGGCTCAGGTGGCGATTGATTTTTCAGGAAGACCGTGGTTGGTATGGGATGCTCAGTTTAAAAGAGAAAAAATAGGTGAGATGCCCACCGAGATGTTTATGCACTTTTTCAAAAGTTTCTCTGACACCTCAAAATGTAACCTTAACATTAAATGTGAAGGATACAATGAGCACCACAAAATCGAATCGATATTTAAAGCCTGGGCTAAAGCAATAAAAATGGCAGTAAAGAGAGATATCAAAGATCTGGATGCAATGCCTAGTACCAAAGGCGTTTTATAG
- a CDS encoding beta-lactamase family protein, producing the protein MKKIIVLIFVCSFGFAQTKSARISAPLKEASPESVGMSAERISRIEQMLQKAITDENIPGATAIICKNGKIIYQKAFGYADVPGKILMKTDNIFRIASMSKAITSTAVMMLWEQGKLMLDDPISRYIPEFKNPVVLDKFRMADSSYSTVPAAREITVRHLLTHTSGIGYGVIDGDERMKAIYKKAGIVDLFTTENVKIGDNIKKLAKLPLHASPGDKYIYSEGLDVAGYLIEVVSGMPFDQFLAKNIFEPLGMTDTYFYLPGSKADRLVKVHTKTDGKWKHFTDTFYDVDYPSKGAKAFFSGGAGLSSTAKDYATFLQMYVNGGELNGNRILSRTTVEHIMQNQTGTLFGGEKSARNYGLAFGIINKNGLAIAGQGGEGTIDWGGYFNTAYFADPKEKIIGVLMKQTQRIGEDRTSTLFRQMVFASVDD; encoded by the coding sequence ATGAAAAAAATCATCGTTTTGATTTTCGTATGCAGTTTTGGATTTGCCCAGACCAAATCTGCAAGAATCAGTGCACCATTAAAAGAAGCCAGCCCCGAGTCTGTGGGCATGTCCGCGGAGCGAATAAGCAGGATAGAGCAGATGCTTCAAAAAGCTATTACTGATGAAAATATTCCGGGGGCTACTGCAATTATTTGTAAAAATGGAAAGATAATTTATCAAAAAGCATTTGGGTATGCCGATGTTCCGGGTAAAATTCTCATGAAAACCGATAATATTTTCAGAATTGCCTCTATGTCTAAAGCTATCACATCTACGGCGGTTATGATGCTTTGGGAGCAGGGAAAACTTATGCTTGATGATCCTATTTCCAGATATATTCCTGAATTCAAAAATCCGGTGGTTTTGGATAAATTCCGGATGGCTGATTCAAGCTACTCTACTGTGCCGGCAGCAAGGGAAATTACGGTAAGGCACTTGCTTACACACACTTCAGGTATCGGATACGGGGTAATTGATGGTGACGAACGCATGAAGGCCATTTACAAAAAAGCAGGGATTGTTGATTTGTTTACCACTGAAAATGTAAAAATCGGAGATAATATTAAAAAACTTGCTAAACTTCCTCTGCATGCCAGCCCTGGCGACAAGTATATTTATAGTGAGGGACTTGATGTGGCAGGATATCTCATTGAAGTGGTATCAGGGATGCCTTTTGACCAGTTTTTGGCCAAAAATATCTTTGAACCTTTGGGAATGACCGATACTTATTTTTATTTACCTGGCTCAAAAGCCGACAGACTGGTAAAAGTTCACACCAAAACAGATGGCAAATGGAAACACTTTACGGATACTTTCTACGATGTAGATTATCCTTCTAAAGGAGCCAAAGCCTTTTTTAGTGGCGGAGCAGGATTGTCTTCAACTGCAAAAGACTACGCCACATTTCTTCAGATGTATGTAAATGGAGGTGAATTGAATGGGAATCGTATCCTAAGTCGTACTACAGTTGAGCATATCATGCAAAATCAAACCGGTACGCTTTTCGGTGGTGAAAAATCTGCCCGTAACTATGGCCTGGCATTTGGAATTATTAACAAAAATGGCCTTGCAATAGCCGGACAGGGAGGTGAAGGTACAATTGATTGGGGTGGGTATTTCAATACTGCTTATTTCGCTGATCCTAAGGAAAAAATCATTGGAGTCTTGATGAAACAAACGCAAAGGATTGGAGAAGATCGTACCTCTACATTATTCAGGCAAATGGTTTTTGCGTCGGTTGATGATTGA
- a CDS encoding DEAD/DEAH box helicase produces MTFKELGLSAELLKAIEQKGYTTPTPIQLKAIPVVLDRKDIMASAQTGTGKTAGFVLPILQILNEEKLQGKRRVRSLILTPTRELAAQIYDNIILYAKYTEMRAAVVFGGVNINPQISTLRNGVDILVATPGRLLDLYQQKAVSLSGIEIFVLDEADRMLDMGFAKDINRILGIIPQRRQNLLFSATFSFEIKKLAAGILNDPESVEATPENTTAEKVEQRIILVDKGRKPSLVAQMITEGDWHQVLVFTRTKHGANKLSEKLSKSGINSAAIHGNKSQGARTKALDDFKKNQVRVLVATDIAARGLDIPLLPHVINYELPNIPEDYVHRIGRTGRAGASGEAISLVCNEEYQFLRDIEKLLDLKFKREQIAGFEATETIEAKPEKKEHRRPQNANFKRNDTPENRGNKNPPANKDKSKKYYGKNS; encoded by the coding sequence ATGACATTTAAAGAACTGGGGCTTTCAGCCGAACTACTCAAAGCCATCGAACAAAAAGGTTACACCACACCCACTCCAATACAATTAAAAGCCATTCCGGTAGTACTCGACAGAAAAGATATTATGGCCTCGGCACAAACCGGTACAGGTAAGACTGCCGGTTTTGTATTGCCCATTTTGCAAATATTAAACGAAGAAAAACTTCAGGGAAAAAGACGTGTCAGATCCTTGATTTTGACGCCAACCCGTGAATTGGCAGCTCAGATTTACGATAACATAATATTATACGCCAAATACACCGAGATGCGTGCGGCGGTAGTTTTTGGAGGAGTTAATATCAACCCTCAAATATCTACATTGAGAAATGGTGTAGATATACTGGTGGCAACACCCGGTCGCTTACTGGATCTCTATCAGCAAAAAGCAGTGAGTCTTTCGGGTATTGAAATCTTCGTGCTTGACGAAGCCGACCGCATGCTGGATATGGGTTTTGCCAAAGACATTAACCGTATTTTGGGAATAATACCGCAAAGAAGGCAAAATCTACTTTTCTCGGCTACTTTTTCATTTGAAATAAAAAAACTGGCAGCCGGAATATTGAACGACCCTGAGTCGGTAGAGGCCACTCCGGAAAACACCACAGCCGAAAAAGTGGAGCAACGAATCATTTTAGTGGACAAGGGTCGTAAGCCATCATTGGTTGCACAAATGATTACCGAAGGCGACTGGCATCAGGTATTGGTATTTACCCGTACAAAACATGGAGCTAATAAACTGAGTGAAAAATTAAGTAAAAGCGGGATAAATTCTGCTGCGATTCACGGAAACAAATCGCAGGGAGCACGCACCAAAGCACTGGACGATTTTAAGAAAAACCAGGTGAGAGTACTGGTGGCAACAGATATTGCTGCCCGGGGTTTGGATATTCCCCTTCTTCCACATGTGATAAATTATGAGCTTCCCAATATCCCCGAAGACTATGTTCACAGGATTGGTCGTACAGGTCGTGCCGGAGCAAGTGGCGAGGCTATATCTCTGGTTTGTAACGAAGAATACCAGTTTTTACGAGACATTGAGAAGCTGCTTGATCTTAAATTCAAAAGAGAACAGATAGCCGGATTTGAGGCCACTGAAACCATTGAAGCAAAACCAGAGAAGAAAGAGCATCGCAGACCCCAAAATGCTAATTTTAAAAGAAATGATACCCCGGAAAATAGGGGGAACAAAAACCCTCCTGCCAATAAAGATAAATCTAAAAAATATTATGGAAAGAATTCTTAA
- a CDS encoding SRPBCC family protein, which translates to MKILKNLLYLILGLIIVALIAAAFLPKSYTVVVSETIKQPKTVVYDYLKLFGNQKEYSEWIKPDPNLVPVITGTDGTVGSKSSWKSENSDVGQGSQTITAMTDNQINLDLEFIAPMEGKAKVINKFESQDSTSTKVTVEFYSDAPYPMNLLSILVGKPMIEKTEKQILKNVKDILENKK; encoded by the coding sequence ATGAAAATCTTAAAAAACCTCCTCTATCTCATTTTGGGACTTATTATCGTAGCTTTGATTGCAGCTGCTTTTTTACCTAAGAGCTACACAGTGGTAGTATCTGAGACTATCAAGCAACCCAAAACTGTGGTTTATGATTACCTCAAATTGTTTGGAAACCAAAAAGAATACTCTGAATGGATCAAACCTGACCCTAATCTTGTACCAGTCATCACCGGGACTGACGGCACCGTGGGCTCAAAATCGAGCTGGAAAAGCGAAAACTCAGACGTAGGCCAAGGCAGCCAGACCATTACAGCCATGACCGACAACCAAATAAACCTCGATCTGGAGTTTATTGCTCCCATGGAAGGAAAGGCCAAAGTCATCAACAAATTTGAAAGCCAGGATTCTACCAGCACAAAAGTTACTGTTGAATTTTATTCAGATGCCCCTTACCCAATGAATCTGCTCTCAATTTTGGTGGGTAAACCAATGATTGAAAAGACCGAGAAACAGATTCTGAAAAATGTTAAGGATATTTTGGAAAATAAAAAATGA
- a CDS encoding LacI family DNA-binding transcriptional regulator: protein MNEPITIKDIARKFKCSPSTVSRALNNHPAINIETRKNISEYATKMGYQKNAVSLSLLNKSTMTIGLVVPSITFSHEQTIIDGIQSVTTDHGFMLNICISNESLVEEQRQIEKLMANRVDAILVSASHGSFEKQEFSHFYKVKNSNIPLVFIDREIPLEDFASVITDDYHGAYQATQHLLDIGRQNLAFLAGSEFLVVCKNRKKGFEECLKDNNIAARQDWIVQTGFDSQSAVEPTNRLFSGTEIPDGIFCVNDNVAFGVVQTLIKMNIEIPKQTAIIGFDNSPLAGFFNPSISSVDRKSFEVGQKAAQLVFDLIQNQNENPQKIVLTPSLEIRDSSQF from the coding sequence ATGAATGAACCAATTACCATTAAAGACATCGCACGAAAATTTAAATGTTCGCCATCCACAGTTTCAAGGGCATTGAATAATCATCCCGCAATTAATATTGAAACGCGAAAAAATATTTCAGAATATGCCACAAAAATGGGCTATCAAAAAAACGCTGTTTCACTTAGCCTCCTTAATAAATCTACCATGACAATCGGTTTAGTTGTTCCATCTATTACATTTTCTCATGAGCAAACTATCATAGATGGTATTCAATCTGTAACAACTGACCATGGATTTATGCTCAATATCTGTATTTCCAATGAGAGTTTGGTGGAAGAGCAGAGGCAAATAGAAAAACTTATGGCCAATCGTGTGGATGCAATCCTGGTCTCTGCTTCACATGGATCTTTTGAGAAACAGGAGTTTTCACATTTTTATAAAGTAAAAAACAGCAATATTCCTCTGGTTTTTATAGACAGGGAAATTCCGCTTGAAGATTTTGCTTCCGTTATCACAGATGATTATCATGGAGCATATCAGGCAACCCAACATTTACTAGATATTGGTCGACAAAATCTTGCTTTTTTAGCGGGCTCCGAGTTTTTGGTGGTTTGTAAAAATCGTAAAAAAGGTTTTGAAGAATGTTTAAAAGACAATAATATAGCAGCAAGGCAAGATTGGATTGTTCAAACAGGATTTGATAGTCAAAGTGCCGTAGAACCTACAAACCGATTGTTTAGCGGCACTGAAATACCGGATGGGATTTTTTGTGTCAATGATAATGTGGCTTTTGGAGTAGTTCAGACTTTAATCAAGATGAATATTGAAATACCAAAGCAAACAGCCATAATTGGATTTGATAACTCACCCCTTGCCGGTTTTTTTAATCCTTCTATAAGTTCTGTTGACCGAAAAAGCTTTGAAGTAGGTCAAAAAGCCGCACAATTAGTTTTCGATTTGATTCAGAATCAAAATGAAAACCCACAAAAAATAGTATTAACCCCTTCATTGGAAATCAGAGATTCATCCCAATTCTGA